One window from the genome of Halomicrobium zhouii encodes:
- a CDS encoding ABC transporter permease — protein MISPRTLRNLRKELRGSALAKLGIVLVLAILLVATFAPILAPHDPHEQHLEENQLPPLGFDRETTNTTTQMVNGSIEIINETEQVNATATYPLGTDSLGRDMLSRTIYGARTSLLVGVLGTLIAALVGVTVGLSAGYYGGRVDDALMRSADVMLAFPSLVLAVALVGLFGGAVIRIPDPFVLAGLAPGMPPNVVIPGTVVLVVGLVNWVWFARVARGEALSVSNEEYVKAARSLGASDGYVIARHVLPNAITPILVLATIQIAAIILLESALSFLGFSGTNLSWGFDIAQGRQYLSTSWWIATIPGIAILLAVVGINLIGDWLRDALDPGIEGEGGGV, from the coding sequence ATGATCTCCCCGCGAACGCTCCGGAACTTGCGCAAGGAACTCCGCGGCAGTGCGCTCGCGAAACTGGGTATCGTGCTGGTCCTCGCCATCCTCCTGGTGGCGACGTTCGCGCCGATACTGGCGCCCCACGACCCCCACGAGCAGCACCTCGAGGAGAACCAGCTGCCGCCGCTGGGCTTCGACCGGGAGACGACCAACACGACGACGCAGATGGTCAACGGCTCCATCGAGATAATCAACGAGACCGAACAGGTCAACGCGACGGCGACCTACCCGCTCGGGACGGACTCCCTCGGCCGGGACATGCTCTCGCGAACCATCTACGGCGCGCGGACGTCGCTGCTCGTCGGCGTCCTCGGCACCCTGATAGCGGCGCTCGTGGGGGTGACGGTCGGGCTCTCGGCGGGCTACTACGGCGGTCGCGTCGACGACGCGCTCATGCGCAGCGCCGACGTGATGCTGGCGTTCCCGTCACTGGTGCTGGCCGTGGCGCTCGTCGGCCTCTTCGGCGGGGCGGTGATACGGATACCCGACCCGTTCGTGCTAGCCGGGCTCGCACCCGGGATGCCGCCCAACGTGGTGATACCGGGGACGGTGGTCCTCGTCGTCGGCCTGGTCAACTGGGTGTGGTTCGCCCGCGTCGCCCGCGGCGAGGCCCTGTCGGTCAGCAACGAGGAGTACGTCAAGGCCGCCCGCTCGCTGGGGGCCAGCGACGGGTACGTCATCGCCCGGCACGTCCTGCCCAACGCCATCACGCCCATCCTCGTGCTCGCGACCATCCAGATCGCGGCCATCATCCTGCTGGAGAGCGCGCTCTCCTTCCTCGGGTTCTCGGGGACGAACCTCTCCTGGGGCTTCGACATCGCCCAGGGTCGCCAGTACCTGTCGACGTCGTGGTGGATCGCCACGATTCCGGGGATCGCCATCCTGCTGGCCGTCGTCGGGATCAACCTCATCGGCGACTGGCTCCGTGACGCGCTCGACCCCGGCATCGAGGGCGAAGGGGGTGGCGTCTGA